GTGGTAGATGACGAGCCTTCGATCTGCTGGGGACTATCCCGGCTCGCCGAGGGGCTGGGTCATCAGGTGCAAGCCGCTTCGTCGGCAGAGCAGGGAGTCAGCGTCGCCAAAGAATTTCGGCCGGACTTGATTGTTCTTGACGTACGGTTGCCAGGCGTCGACGGCCTGACGGCGATGAAGCTCTTTCGCGGCCTCAATGAGCAGACGCCCATCATTGTGATTACCGCCTTCGGCGATTTGAAGACGGCGGTGACGGCCGTCGAGCAAGGTGCGTTCGAGTACATTCTCAAACCATTCGACCTCCATGAGATCCGCACCGCAATAGAAAGAGCGTTACGGCGAACCCCGCAGTCGGCCGTCGAAGCCGTGCATGAGGCCGCGTCGGAAGGCCTCGAGGGAATGCTGGGCCGCAGCCCGGCGATGCAGGCGGCGTTCAAACGCATCGCACTCGCTGCCGCGTCTGACGCTGCGGTGATGCTGAAGGGAGAGAGCGGCGTCGGCAAGGAGCTCGCCGCGCACGCGATCCACCGCCACAGCCCGCGCGCGAACGGTCCGTTCGTCGCCGTCAACATCGCGGCTCTCGCCCCGGACCACGCCGAGGCCGAATTATTCGGGTATGCCGCAGGCACATTCCCTGGCGCGGCGCACCCCCGTCGCGGCTTGCTGTCGCAAGCAAACGGCGGCACGCTCTTCATCGACGAAGTCGCCGAGATTCCCGCACCGCTCCAGGTAAAATTGCTGCGCGCCCTCGAACAGGGGGAAGTGTTGCCGGTCGGATCCGATCAGCCCGTGAAAATTGAGTTCCGCGTCGTGTCTGCGACGCATCAGGATCTGCATCAGCTAGTCAACTCCGGAGAGTTCCGGCACGATCTCTTTTATCGGCTCTGCACGTTCGAGATTCCATTACCGGCCCTACGCGAACGGACGCAGGACATTCCGCTGCTGGCGAACTACTTCGCCAGCCAGTTCGGCGACGGCCGCGCGGTGCTGGCGACAGAGACCGTCGAAGAACTCGCAAGGCGTCCCTGGCATGGCAATGTCCGCGAATTGCGGAAGGCAATCGAACATGCGCTCGTGCTGGCCCGCAGTGGATCGGTGCTGCCGAGCCACCTCCCCGCGCCCCTTCCTGCATTCCAGCTGAACGGAATCAAATCGAGCCCCGAAGGCCGCCTCAACGAGGCAGTGACCGCGCTGGCGCAAACGCTACTCAAGAATCCCGAACTGAGCGGCGACGTTTACGACAGATTCTTGCAGGTCGTTGAAAAGCCGCTCTTGGCGACGGCCCTCAGCCAAGCCGGCAATCAGTGCGCCCCCGCGGCCCGCGTGCTCGGACTGCATCGCACGACGCTGAAGCGGAAGCTCGACCAGCACGGCATTGCCGAAAACGGCGCAGAGCATTGATCGTAAGACGAACCAATCTACATCGGTTCGCTCCGCGGTCAGTAAGCCGACGTTCAGACGGTCGCCGCGCGTCGTCGTCTCGACTCGCCAGGGACAGCGTTGATTAGGCAGGTACGCACCGTTTACGAACGCTTCATCGCGGCCGCGGTTTCCGCTGGAATGCGAGGAATTGCAGGGGGTTCGAGCATGCGATAGAATGATCGGCTCGATTAAAAGTCTTGTCGCATGAGACAGATTTTAACGAATCGGGCGGCTAGCTCAGTTGGTTAGAGCGCTACGTTCACACCGTAGAGGTCACAGGTTCGAGTCCTGTGCCGCCCACTACTCAGTAACTTCTGCCGAACCAACGTCTTACGATACCTGTCGACGGTCGACAGTGCGGCTTCTAAATCGCTGCCAATCGGGTAGTACTACCCGATCATTGGGCGATAGGAGCGCAGCATGTCCGTCCGCGTCCCCAAGTATCGCCTCCATAAGGCGACCGGTCAGGCCCTCGTCGAGATCCGCGGGCGCCGCACTTACCTCGGCAAGTACGACAGCCCCAGCAGCCACGAACGCTACCGGCAGATCATCGCCGAGTTCATGTCGGCCACGCTGGCGTCGGCCCCGACGCCCCAGAAGAGCGTTAAGCCGCTGCAAGTCGATGAGCTGATCTTGCTCTACTTCCAGTTCGCGAAGAGCTATTACGTGAAGGATGATGAGCCCACGAACGAAATCGTCGCGATTCGTGCTGCGCTGCGCCGGCTGCGGGCGATGTACGGCTCGACTCCGGTAAGCGAGTTCGGTCCGAAGGCGTTCAAGCTCGTCAGAGAGTCCCTCATCCAAGAACGGCTGAGCCGAAAGTACGTCAACGACTCGATGGCCCGCGTCGCACGAATGTTCCGCTGGGCCGTCGCCGAGGAGCTTATCGCTCCAGTTGTATTCCAAGCGCTCGGCAGCGTCCCCGGATTGCGGAAAGGGCGCACCAACGCGAAAGAAACCGCGCCGATCGGGCCCGTGAGCGATGTTATCGTCGAGGCGACGCTCCCATTCCTTCCCGACGTGGTCGCCGATATGGTCCGGCTGCAACGGCTTACCGGAATGAGGCCCGCGGAGGTGTGCATCTTGCGCCCGGGCGATATCGACCGGAGCGGCGAGATATGGACCTACCGACCTTCACGCCATAAGACTGAGCACGCGGGAAAAGATCGAACGATCGCTTTCGGTCCGAAGGCGCAGGAAATTCTTCTACGCTACTTGGCTCGACCGGGAGAAATGCATTGCTTTCGCCCCTGCGACTCTGAACGTAGGCGGCGTTCTCTTCGGCATGCGGCTCGACAAACGCCATTGAGCTGCGGTAACAAGCCTGCCATCGAGACGAATTCACGGTCTAAGCGCCCGCCGGGGGAGTGTTACTCGCCGGCTAGCTACCGCCGCGCGATCCACCGTGCTTGCGACAAAGCGTTTCCACATCCGGTGTTCCATCAGCGTCGCGAACCAACTCTCACCGATGCGGAGCGCCTAGAGCTAGCGGAGTGGGCCCGATCCGTACGCTGGGCGCCGAATCAACTAAGGCATTCCGCTGCAACGGAAATTAGGCGCCGTTTCGGGCTTGAAGCAGCGCAAGTTATTCTCGGCCATTCTGCCGCGAATGTAACTCAGATTTATGCGGAACGGGATAGTCGCCTCGCTGTGACGATCGCAACTGCGATTGGATGACGTCGAAACACCCAGCGCTTGTAGTCACATGCCAGAAATGGATGAGGAAGTTCGCCTAGTTTGGATAGCGCTAACTCAATCGATCCGCTCTACGCGTTTCATGCTTCTAAAACTTGGGGGCGCACTGCACGCGATTCAGTCGCTTGGAGTTCGCTCCAGCGACTTCCGTGCGCTGTCAGTGGATGAGCTTTGGCGCCGGCGAGAAAATCAAGAGCCTCTTCCCGACGTTCCGCGCACGCTGCTAGAAGACTTAGATTCACTGAAAATGTGGTCTGACATTCTCCGCAAATCTCAGCGCGGATTGGGGCGTTGCTCCACCGAGCTGAACAGCGCAGTGACCGCTATGCCAGAAGAGCTCGTCACATTGCTTAGCGGAGTTCGGTGCGCCCCCTGGCGAGCCCATTTCCGCAGGTACTATGCGGATAGGCTCCTTGATTTGCCTAACCTGGTCCTCAAATTCAGAATGGCACATCTCTGCGAAGAAGCGATCCCGCCCGGATACGATGAGTCATCGACTCTAGCTTCATTACCATACTTGCTTGCTCACAGTGAGGTTTGCACACCATTCCCACATTGGAGCCGATTGCTTCGGCGTGCTGACAGCTACGTCGCCGACCTCCACGCAATTGCAGACGACGTAGGCGCCGCGATTCCTGATGGGCCAGTACCGCCGAACC
This sequence is a window from Lacipirellula parvula. Protein-coding genes within it:
- a CDS encoding sigma-54-dependent transcriptional regulator translates to MSKILVVDDEPSICWGLSRLAEGLGHQVQAASSAEQGVSVAKEFRPDLIVLDVRLPGVDGLTAMKLFRGLNEQTPIIVITAFGDLKTAVTAVEQGAFEYILKPFDLHEIRTAIERALRRTPQSAVEAVHEAASEGLEGMLGRSPAMQAAFKRIALAAASDAAVMLKGESGVGKELAAHAIHRHSPRANGPFVAVNIAALAPDHAEAELFGYAAGTFPGAAHPRRGLLSQANGGTLFIDEVAEIPAPLQVKLLRALEQGEVLPVGSDQPVKIEFRVVSATHQDLHQLVNSGEFRHDLFYRLCTFEIPLPALRERTQDIPLLANYFASQFGDGRAVLATETVEELARRPWHGNVRELRKAIEHALVLARSGSVLPSHLPAPLPAFQLNGIKSSPEGRLNEAVTALAQTLLKNPELSGDVYDRFLQVVEKPLLATALSQAGNQCAPAARVLGLHRTTLKRKLDQHGIAENGAEH
- a CDS encoding tyrosine-type recombinase/integrase; its protein translation is MSVRVPKYRLHKATGQALVEIRGRRTYLGKYDSPSSHERYRQIIAEFMSATLASAPTPQKSVKPLQVDELILLYFQFAKSYYVKDDEPTNEIVAIRAALRRLRAMYGSTPVSEFGPKAFKLVRESLIQERLSRKYVNDSMARVARMFRWAVAEELIAPVVFQALGSVPGLRKGRTNAKETAPIGPVSDVIVEATLPFLPDVVADMVRLQRLTGMRPAEVCILRPGDIDRSGEIWTYRPSRHKTEHAGKDRTIAFGPKAQEILLRYLARPGEMHCFRPCDSERRRRSLRHAARQTPLSCGNKPAIETNSRSKRPPGECYSPASYRRAIHRACDKAFPHPVFHQRREPTLTDAERLELAEWARSVRWAPNQLRHSAATEIRRRFGLEAAQVILGHSAANVTQIYAERDSRLAVTIATAIG